The Pedobacter ginsengisoli region AAACTCTTGTTAAAAACCGCCTGCGTAGCAGAGTTGTTTTACAAACAGATGGACAGCTAAAAACGGGTAGGGATATTGCAATTGCAACTTTACTTGGAGCTGAAGAATGGGGTGTTGCAACTGCAGCCCTTGTAACTGCAGGATGTATTATGATGCGTAAATGCCATTTAAATACTTGTCCTGTTGGTGTAGCTACTCAAGATCCTAACTTAAGAAAACTATTTACAGGTGAGGCTGATCATGTGGTTAACCTATTCTATTTCCTTGCTCAGGAGTTAAGGGAAACAATGGCTGAACTTGGTTTCAGAAGTGTTGAAGAAATGGTTGGTCAATCTGATGCTTTAAAAGTTCGTGCTATAGATCAGGAAGATTGGAAACAAAAAGACCTTGACCTTTCTGCCATATTATATAAAGCACCGGATAATGGATTGAGTTTATATAAAACAGAAGATCAGGATCATGGATTATCAGAAATTCTGGATCATGATTTAATCAAAGCTGCACAACCTGCTTTATTTAACAAAGAGCCAATATATAAAGAGTTCGAAGTTAAAAATACCAACCGTTCAATTGGTACTATGCTTTCAAACGAAGTTTCGAAAATATACAAATCGCAAGGTTTACCTGCTGATACCATCAATTTCAAATTTAAAGGTTCTGCTGGTCAGAGTTTCGGAGGATTTGCAACTAAAGGTATCTCGTTACATCTTGAAGGTGAGGCTAATGATTATGTAGGTAAAGGACTTTCTGGAGCGAGATTATCAATTTTCCCTTTCAGTGCTACCAAATATGTACCTGAGCAGAATATTATTATTGGTAACGTAGCCCTTTACGGTGCAACTTCCGGTGAGTTGTTTGTAAGAGGACAGGCAGGTGAAAGATTTGCTGTACGTAACTCTGGTGCAACTGCAGTTGTTGAAGGACTTGGAGATCATGGTTGTGAATATATGACAGGAGGTGAAGTACTTGTTATTGGAGATACAGGCAGCAACTTTGCTGCAGGTATGAGCGGCGGTATTGCATGGATTTACAATGTTAAAGGTGATTTTGCTAGTAAATGTAACAAGGAGATGGTAGATCTTGATCCGCTTGATGAGCAAGATGAATTGCGCATTAACCATTTATTAAAGAAACATCTTCAGCTTACCGAAAGTAGTGTAGCTAAATTCTTACTGGATGACTGGGCTACCCAATCTGCACATTTTATAAAGGTATTCCCTAAAGAATACAAAGCAGTATTAATGAACAAAAGTAACAAATTGAAAATATCTTAAATAATGGGAAAAGTAACTGGATTTTTAGAATACGAAAGAACTGCTCCTTTAAAAGAAGATGCAAAAGAGCGTTTAAAACACTATAATGAATTTGTAAAGAATTTTGAACTGGAAGAAGTAAACAAAGAAGCAGCCAGATGTATGGATTGTGGAGTTCCCTTCTGTCAGTCAGGTTGTCCTTTAGGCAACGTGATTCCTGAATTTAACGAAGCTGTTTACAAAGGCGACTGGCACCTGGCCAGCACTATATTATTGAGTACGAACAACTTCCCTGAATTTACCGGAAGGATTTGCCCTGCACCGTGTGAGTCAGCTTGTGTATTGGGGATTAATAAATCGCCGGTATCAATTGAGGAAATTGAGAAACACATTATTGAAATTGCCTTTGATAAAGGTTATATTAAAGCAGAGGAGCCACTAATCCGCACCGGTAAAAAGGTTGCCGTTATTGGTTCAGGACCTGCAGGTTTGGCTGCTGCTGCTCAATTGAACAGAGCCGGACATGAGGTGGTTGTTTACGAACGTGACGATACTCCGGGTGGTTTGCTTAACTACGGTATTCCTGATTTTAAACTACAAAAGGATGTTGTAACAAGACGCATCGCTTTAATGGAAAAAGAAGGTATTGTATTTAAATGCAACTCAAACGTAGGTGTAAATATTGAATTGAATACCTTACTTAGAGATTTCCAATCAATTATTTTAGCTGGTGGATCAACAATTCCAAGAGATCTTCCTGCAAAAGGAAGAGAAGCGAAAGGTGTTCACTTTGCAATGGATTTCTTAAAACAACAAAATAAGCGCGTTAAAAACTTTGCTATTGATGGTGAAGCTATATTGGCAACAGGTAAAGATGTTATTGTAATTGGTGGTGGTGATACGGGATCTGATTGTATTGGTACTTCTAACCGTCAGGGTGCAAAATCGGTAACTCAGTTTGAGATTATGCCAATGCCTTCGCAGCATCGTACCAGCAATATGCCTTGGCCAACTTACCCAATGCTTTTAAAAGTAACTTCTTCTCATGAAGAAGGATGCGAAAGAGGATGGGGAGTTAACACCAAAGAATTCATCAAAGATGAAAACGGAAATCTGAAAGCTGTAAAAGTAGTTGATGTAGAATGGGAAATTGACGCTAACGGTCGCCCGGTAAATTTCAAAGAAAAAGCAGATACTGAACGTGATCTTCCGTGCCAGCTTGTTCTTTTGGCAATGGGTTTCCTACATCCGCAAAAAGAAGGTTTAATTGAAAATCTTGGCGTTGAGCTTGATAACAGAGGAAATGTAAAAGCTGAGGAAGGTAAATATCAAACCAACATTGCGAAGATTTTTGCCGCAGGTGATATGCGCCGTGGACAATCATTAGTTGTTTGGGCAATTTCTGAAGGAAGAGAGGCTGCCAGAAAAGTAGATCAGTACTTAATGGGACACAGCAGTTTACCATCTAAAGATGGTATTCCATACGCTTAAGTTTCTATAATTATTATAACAGCAAAAGGGTCTGACAAATTTGTCAGACCCTTTTGCTGTTTATTGCATTCTGTTCTAAAACTTAACGCGTATACCAACCCCTAACTGAAAAATATCAGTTATAGTTAGAGCAGAAGTATTTTGAAGGTAATTGATCAGATAAAAATCGTTGGTATTGGCCTCTATATATAGGCCGATAGCTTTAACACCAATATTTTTCACAAGTTTCTTTGCATCTAATTCAATTTCGCTGCTAAATGCAAGATGTGGACGCAGTGCTTCTGACCAGTAATAATAGTCGTGGGCATACTGTCCACTTGGAAATTTGAAAGATAAATCCTTATGAAAAGTATAAGTAACAAATACTGCAGGATTAAAAGGATAAACTTTTCCCCAATCTTTTAATTTAATAGTCCAGGGCTTATAACCAAATTTAGCAGTAGCTATATGTAGAACCCCACCTTTATTACCAGGAACAAATCCATAAAGCAAATCTAAATTACCCTTTTTATTGCCAAACAGTTCATAACCTACACCTCCGCTAAAATAACCTATGCTGCCTGCATATTGTACAATTGCCTGATCTGGAATTAAAAATTTGAAATTTTGCGCTGAGACTTTAACACTACTTGCAACCAACAGTAAAAAAACGAAACGGAACTTAAAAATATACTCTCTCAAAACTTATTTTATTATTTATAATTTGTACTACTAAAAATTCCTTATTTGCCATTGCACTTGTAATGACATAGGGGATACCTGAATTATCTGGATAATAGAGCTGATAATTATGGGTATGTGCATTAAGTGATGCCAGAAAACCAGGAGTTTGGGCAAATGTGGCGGTGTAATCCTTTATTAATTTACCATCAAAATCTTCTGAATTAACCGGAACATGAGAAATGCCTACAAAACCTTTAATCTGAGGTGATGGTTTCAATTCATTTTTTAACCAGGGAATGTTAGGTATCTGACCGTTAAAATTGTACTCCCGACTATTGCTATCATGACAAACAAATTTTATACCTCCATAAACAAATGAATAATTGAGTTCGCCAAACATATGTAAGAATGTTTCTTTTCCGCGGGCTGTTTCATCATGATTTCCTATAACTGCAACATAGGGAGGATTAAGATCTTCGAGGGTTCTAGAAATCCAAAGCATTTCTTTTAAAACTCCAAATTCAGTAATGTCGCCGGCCAGAACTACAAAATCAATACCTTTAATGGCATTTACAGCTTTACAAAACTGTACAGTTTCGTCTCTGGATTTCTGGCTATCTCCGGTTAAAACAAAAGTTACGGTATCATCATCCGCACCATTACCCAACCTTTTTAGATTGGTGGCATTGACATCTTTTAAAGAAATTTTATCGAAAGTTTGATTTGGACTAAACTCGAAATGGTTGCAACTAGCAAAGGCAGCACAAAGTAGAAATAGTAAAAATATTCGCATGTCACAAATTAAGGGGATATGCAAATATTGAATGTCAGGACTATTTCATAGTTGGATTCTTTTTACCAACCAGTAACATTTCGACAGTTTTTTGCAATCTGGTTATTCTTGTTTGTTCTTGTTTAGCTGTGAGTATCCATAACACATATTCCTTTTTATGGGAATAGGCCAGGGTATTGAAAAAAGACTCTGCTTGTGGGTGTTGAAGAAATAGCTTTGCCAAATCTGATGGCACAGTTACCTTTTTATTCTCAACATCAATAAATTCAGAGAATTCATTTTTTTTAATTTCATTATTTCCAACTCCTGACGCTTTTACCTGATCAATTGGCTTAATTCTTAAACCTGTCCAGGTATCATCAATTGCTGCAGAAGCGCAAGGGGTAAGTTTATATAGCTCTAGTTCTTTCCATTTCTCCATTTTCAGATCTGTAACTATTCCAGAAGTCTTTTTTGGATAGGCAATCCAAACTACTTTTTCAGCATCAATTTTTGGCGCCCATATTTTAAGCTCTCTGTTTAATTCAACGCTGTCTTTTACAAAAAGCAGCAGTCCATTAAAAACATCAGCAATATTATTTACCAGCGTGATGCTGCTGGCATCACCTAAAATTACATTACTGTTTTCAGGAGC contains the following coding sequences:
- a CDS encoding metallophosphoesterase family protein, producing the protein MRIFLLFLLCAAFASCNHFEFSPNQTFDKISLKDVNATNLKRLGNGADDDTVTFVLTGDSQKSRDETVQFCKAVNAIKGIDFVVLAGDITEFGVLKEMLWISRTLEDLNPPYVAVIGNHDETARGKETFLHMFGELNYSFVYGGIKFVCHDSNSREYNFNGQIPNIPWLKNELKPSPQIKGFVGISHVPVNSEDFDGKLIKDYTATFAQTPGFLASLNAHTHNYQLYYPDNSGIPYVITSAMANKEFLVVQIINNKISFERVYF
- a CDS encoding glutamate synthase subunit beta, giving the protein MGKVTGFLEYERTAPLKEDAKERLKHYNEFVKNFELEEVNKEAARCMDCGVPFCQSGCPLGNVIPEFNEAVYKGDWHLASTILLSTNNFPEFTGRICPAPCESACVLGINKSPVSIEEIEKHIIEIAFDKGYIKAEEPLIRTGKKVAVIGSGPAGLAAAAQLNRAGHEVVVYERDDTPGGLLNYGIPDFKLQKDVVTRRIALMEKEGIVFKCNSNVGVNIELNTLLRDFQSIILAGGSTIPRDLPAKGREAKGVHFAMDFLKQQNKRVKNFAIDGEAILATGKDVIVIGGGDTGSDCIGTSNRQGAKSVTQFEIMPMPSQHRTSNMPWPTYPMLLKVTSSHEEGCERGWGVNTKEFIKDENGNLKAVKVVDVEWEIDANGRPVNFKEKADTERDLPCQLVLLAMGFLHPQKEGLIENLGVELDNRGNVKAEEGKYQTNIAKIFAAGDMRRGQSLVVWAISEGREAARKVDQYLMGHSSLPSKDGIPYA
- a CDS encoding YdeI/OmpD-associated family protein, which codes for MYFKPGFKVLLANAPENSNVILGDASSITLVNNIADVFNGLLLFVKDSVELNRELKIWAPKIDAEKVVWIAYPKKTSGIVTDLKMEKWKELELYKLTPCASAAIDDTWTGLRIKPIDQVKASGVGNNEIKKNEFSEFIDVENKKVTVPSDLAKLFLQHPQAESFFNTLAYSHKKEYVLWILTAKQEQTRITRLQKTVEMLLVGKKNPTMK